DNA from Terriglobales bacterium:
GCTGCGGTTACTTTAACCAGGGTCGCAGGCTATCGCCGCTCCCCCGGGGGAGAACAACGACGCCCAATTATTCGCTCAATCACGCACGCTCCGGATCAGACAGACTTACAGCCTCGGCTTCTCTAATGGGAAGTCGACCTCGCCGCTCCGGACCGTGGCCATTTTATCTCGAAGTGATTTTCATAAGCTTTCGCGGGCCGGAGGCCCTAAAGGACAGACTTGGAAACGACGCCTGGCATTAATCGTTCGATCCGGGGGTGACGCATGGACGCCTTGCGGCGCGTGCTCTTCCCTGCAATACTCGGCGGACCTATACTTTAGTCGGCTGTAATCTACAGGAGAATCCTCTTCCTTTAGCCGCTCGTACAGTTCAGGCTCGGCCTACGGCCACTCCAGGAGACACATTCATGCCTTACTCAGGAATTGCTGCTGTATCGACCAGCTTGCGATCACAATTTCTCGATGGATTGATTCCTGATCATCGCAAGAAAATCTTGGCAGCTGCAACACCACGCCGATTCTTCGCCAATTCGGTGGTTACAAACCAGGGTGACTCTGCCGACCATTTTTTCCTGTTGACGAAAGGACTTGTCAGAGCCTTCTTCGTTGCAGAAGAGGGCAAGAAGCTTCTCTTTCAGTGGCTTGGACCAGGAGATCTATTCGGCGGTCGGGCGGTTCTGTCGGACCATTGTTCTTATCTCTTCAGCACAGAAGCAGTAACGGACAGCTCGGTGTTGGTGTGGGATCGTCCCACGATCCGGGATCTTGTCGTGCGGTATCCCAGATTGTTGGAGAACACATTGTCAACTGCTTCAGACTACGTGGCTTGGCATCTCACCTCTCACATCGCTTTAGCTTGCCACACCTCTCGACAGCGGGTTGCTCATGTACTCGTTACTCTTGCCCGGACTATCGGTAAGAAGGTTGCGGGTGGTACTGCACTCCAGATCACAAACGAGGAGTTGGCTGACGCCGCGAACGTCACGCCTTTCACTGCTAGCCGCCTAATGAGCAAGTGGCAACGTGACCTCGCCTTAGTAAAGCGTCGCGGCACGGTTCTGCTCCGATCGCCTGAACGGCTGTTTTTGCGTACCATGTAACTGCGGCTCGATTGCCATTCTGGTTTCCCGTTGCTGTTCCATCCCGGAATTGCTCCCAGAGCAAGTTCAAGGCTGCTTGGGCCACGACGGTATTAATCCTGCGTGTGAGGCACAAGAAATGTCGATCATCGAGCGTTCAGCGCCTCTTTGCGAAGAGCGTTTCATTCGGCTTAAGCAAGTCGCGCTGGCGTGCCCAGTCATCGAGCCGTGCGAGCCTTTCGCGAAAACTAAGGTCTTTCATATCTTCAATAGCACATAAACCGAGTAGAAAATACGCTTTGCGGTCATCTTTCGGCCATGCATCTGTTGGAAATTCCAAACCTGCACGTTTGCAAAAATGTTCCAAACGCTTCAACAATTCGTGCTCCTGGACGCGATGCGTGGTTGTGATCTTCTTTTCAAGAAATTCCATTTGACACTCGATTTTGTATTTACCACACAGAGGATGCAGGGCTGGGCAGGGAAGCGGCTTAGGCAGCTCCCTAAGTCTTGATAAACGCCTCTTAGGGCTCGGGCAAGGGGGGCTCTGCGCTGCGTCCTCATCCAAGTCCTAATCGCCCTGGCTCGCTCTGGCGCTATTTCTAGGTCGTTTCACGTTGCCAAACAACTAGGGAAAGGCCTAGCTGACGCCTCGGCGTAAGATGGGCCGAACCAAAACTAACGCGGTAGGGACCACGTTCCCGCAGTCGTGTCGATCGCGATGAGCCGATCCCGTCGCGCAGGTCGTTGACTGCGGCGGCGTAGGACGGGCCACCAAAATCGCCGCAAGCGTTGGCCACCATGCGCTTTTTCGCCGTTTTCCGCCAGACGATAGACGACCCATTGCTCCGTCGCTTCCCACAGTAGTGCGTGAAGCCCAGGAGCGTAAAAGCCTCCGGTTTCCCTTCACCACGCTTCTCCCGATTTTGCGCGGCGAACCGCCCAACTCGATCAGTCGCGTTTCTCCGGATGGACGGTCGATCCTTCAGGCGCGCCCAGTTCGTCCGACGCCTTGACGGCAACGATTCAGTTATTTCCGGGACACCGCACTAGCACGAGGATGCCCGGTAACAGTTCTGGTTGAGAGCGGGTGCGCCACGCAGACCATCTCGACGGTACGGATGATTCTTTCCAAAAGACGCGCCTCAGGTTACGAAAGCGGCGTAGAATACAAGGCAGAGGGGCCGATTCGACGCGGTCGAGTGGCAGGCACTGGAGCGAATCCATGCGGTTCTCTCGATGTCATCTCCGGAGTACATTCAGTTGTGCTGCGATGTTCACCGCCATCGCCCTTACTGGCTGCGGTGATTCCTGTTTTGTCGGCTTTTCCAATAATGGCAACGGTGGTCTCATCGTAAAAGTGGCAAATCCGCCGCCCAGCTGTTCGCTTTCTCAGGTCCACGGCGCAATGAGTGTGGTTGCGCTTAAATCCTCACTCTGCGAGACCTGTACGGCTGCCACCCGCGTGGAACATGTTTTTGTGACCTTGCGAGGCATTCAACTTCGGCCTGGCGCCAGCGAAGACGCGCGTTCTCCCAATTGGCTCGAACTCGCCCCCCACCTCGCAAAGGAACCCCGTCAAATTGACCTAATGGGTAACCCTATGCCGATAATTCTGGCAGAGAGTGCAAACGTTCCTGCGGGAAGCTATCGCGAAGTCCGCTTGCAATTTTTCGATGGCTCCCCCGCAAGCGCCGAAGAACTTCCCGCCGTGAATGTCTGCGGAGAGACGCGATGGAATTGCATCGTCATGGCGGATGGACACGTCGAGCGGCTACGCTTGCCCGGTGACCAGCCGGAGCTTCTCATTCCTTCCCAGAGTATTGAGAACGACTCAGTCGT
Protein-coding regions in this window:
- a CDS encoding Crp/Fnr family transcriptional regulator, whose product is MPYSGIAAVSTSLRSQFLDGLIPDHRKKILAAATPRRFFANSVVTNQGDSADHFFLLTKGLVRAFFVAEEGKKLLFQWLGPGDLFGGRAVLSDHCSYLFSTEAVTDSSVLVWDRPTIRDLVVRYPRLLENTLSTASDYVAWHLTSHIALACHTSRQRVAHVLVTLARTIGKKVAGGTALQITNEELADAANVTPFTASRLMSKWQRDLALVKRRGTVLLRSPERLFLRTM
- a CDS encoding DUF4382 domain-containing protein, with amino-acid sequence MSVVALKSSLCETCTAATRVEHVFVTLRGIQLRPGASEDARSPNWLELAPHLAKEPRQIDLMGNPMPIILAESANVPAGSYREVRLQFFDGSPASAEELPAVNVCGETRWNCIVMADGHVERLRLPGDQPELLIPSQSIENDSVVVLPDARVDLQLSLEPHQGYYISSSEAWRLQSTLVGRATVVRQRSLEAETSTPD